From a single Brassica rapa cultivar Chiifu-401-42 chromosome A01, CAAS_Brap_v3.01, whole genome shotgun sequence genomic region:
- the LOC103849927 gene encoding B3 domain-containing protein At3g11580 produces MSGNHYSRDIHHNTPSVHHHQNYAVVDREYLFEKSLTPSDVGKLNRLVIPKQHAEKHFPLNNAGDDVAAAETTEKGMLLTFEDESGKCWKFRYSYWNSSQSYVLTKGWSRYVKDKHLHAGDVVFFQRHRFDLHRVFIGWRKRGEVSSPTAVSVVSQEARVNTTAYWSGLTTPYRQVHASTSSYPNIHQEYSHYGAVAEIPTVVTGSSRTVRLFGVNLECHGDVVETPPCPDGYNGQHFYYYSTPDPMNISFAGEAMEQVGDGRR; encoded by the exons atgtcAGGCAACCATTACTCAAGAGACATCCACCACAACACTCCCTCGGTGCACCATCACCAAAACTACGCCGTTGTTGATAGAGAGTATTTATTCGAGAAATCACTAACCCCAAGCGACGTCGGAAAGCTAAACCGTTTAGTCATACCGAAACAACACGCCGAGAAACACTTCCCTCTCAATAATGCCGGGGATGACGTGGCGGCGGCGGAGACGACGGAGAAAGGGATGCTTCTTACCTTCGAGGACGAGTCAGGCAAGTGTTGGAAATTCAGATACTCGTATTGGAACAGTAGCCAAAGCTACGTGTTGACCAAAGGATGGAGCAGGTACGTGAAAGACAAACACCTCCACGCAGGGGACGTTGTTTTCTTTCAGCGGCACCGTTTTGATCTACATAGAGTCTTCATTGGTTGGCGAAAACGCGGCGAGGTTTCTTCCCCTACCGCCGTCTCCGTCGTGTCTCAAGAGGCACGAGTTAACACGACGGCGTACTGGAGCGGCTTGACTACACCTTACCGTCAAGTACACGCGTCAACTAGTTCTTACCCTAACATTCACCAAGAGTATTCACACTATG GCGCTGTCGCTGAGATACCGACGGTTGTTACAGGGAGCTCGAGGACGGTGAGGCTATTTGGAGTTAATCTCGAATGTCACGGTGACGTTGTCGAGACACCACCGTGTCCGGACGGCTACAATGGCCAACACTTTTACTATTACTCAACTCCTGATCCcatg AATATCTCATTTGCTGGAGAAGCAATGGAACAGGTAGGAGATGGACGACGTTGA